In Oceanobacillus sp. FSL K6-2867, one DNA window encodes the following:
- a CDS encoding ABC transporter ATP-binding protein, whose translation MSTSIIHINKKFGSFQALKDVNLTVKDGEFLAILGPSGCGKTTLLRLLAGFESPTDGTIQIDGKEAATAKKVIPPEHRNVSMVFQSFALWPHLNVREHVQFAMKYHRFVGPAYKEKKKAEERIDEVLKIVGLEQFGSRMPGELSGGQKQRVSLARAIAPEPQLLLMDEPLSNLDAELRIEMRHEIQKLHRLTKASILYVTHDQGEALAMADRIVVMNAGKIEQIGTPEQIYDQPKTPFVAKFVGKANLFEGTWDGSTFMHKNVSVTWEDYGISENLKEQNLYALRPEQIRLSTSDESQIRGTVVTKQFQGKEYQYVVDVSGQEIVVDLPLHEQFEIGEMVGIVPRM comes from the coding sequence ATGAGTACGTCAATCATTCATATTAATAAAAAATTCGGCAGCTTTCAAGCGCTCAAAGATGTAAATTTAACCGTAAAGGATGGCGAGTTTCTTGCTATTTTAGGACCATCTGGATGTGGGAAAACAACCTTGCTCCGACTGCTCGCGGGATTTGAATCTCCAACAGATGGTACAATTCAAATCGATGGCAAAGAGGCAGCAACAGCTAAGAAGGTTATCCCGCCAGAGCACAGAAATGTCAGCATGGTTTTTCAGTCATTTGCTCTTTGGCCTCATTTGAATGTTCGAGAGCATGTACAGTTTGCCATGAAATACCACCGTTTTGTTGGACCTGCATATAAGGAAAAGAAAAAGGCGGAAGAGCGAATTGATGAAGTGTTGAAAATTGTCGGCTTAGAGCAGTTCGGCAGCCGAATGCCTGGTGAACTTTCCGGTGGGCAAAAACAGCGTGTATCACTTGCGCGAGCGATTGCACCGGAGCCACAGCTGCTGTTGATGGATGAACCACTCAGCAACCTTGATGCGGAATTACGGATTGAGATGCGTCATGAGATTCAAAAGCTGCATCGACTAACGAAAGCTTCGATTCTTTATGTGACACATGATCAGGGAGAAGCGCTTGCGATGGCGGATCGAATTGTAGTGATGAACGCTGGTAAGATTGAGCAAATTGGTACACCAGAACAAATCTATGATCAACCGAAAACCCCATTTGTAGCTAAATTTGTTGGGAAAGCTAATCTGTTCGAAGGAACTTGGGATGGCTCGACATTTATGCATAAGAATGTCTCTGTAACATGGGAGGATTACGGTATTTCAGAAAATCTAAAGGAGCAGAACCTGTATGCGCTGCGTCCGGAACAAATTCGTCTTTCTACATCGGATGAAAGCCAGATTCGAGGGACGGTTGTTACGAAGCAGTTCCAGGGGAAGGAGTATCAATATGTAGTTGATGTCAGTGGACAAGAGATCGTTGTTGACTTGCCACTTCATGAGCAGTTTGAAATTGGGGAGATGGTAGGGATTGTTCCAAGGATGTGA
- a CDS encoding type 1 glutamine amidotransferase domain-containing protein — MANVCFLLADGYEDSEMKNPYDAMNEAGHKTVVVGLEKGAELKGKKGTAVYTSELSISEVKADDYDAVIIPGGSAPEALRVSDEVVEFVKQANEQGKVIAGICHGPQVMISADILNGVNTTSYIGIRDDVKNAGSNFLDQEVVVDGNIITSRTPKDEPVFIKEILNKL, encoded by the coding sequence ATGGCAAATGTATGTTTTCTACTTGCAGATGGTTATGAAGACTCGGAAATGAAGAACCCTTATGATGCAATGAATGAAGCAGGTCACAAAACGGTTGTTGTCGGACTTGAAAAAGGAGCAGAGCTTAAAGGGAAAAAAGGCACGGCAGTATATACTTCAGAGCTCTCCATTAGCGAAGTGAAGGCCGACGATTATGATGCGGTTATTATTCCTGGTGGATCTGCTCCAGAGGCACTTCGTGTTAGTGATGAAGTAGTAGAATTTGTTAAACAGGCAAATGAACAGGGGAAAGTGATTGCTGGTATTTGTCATGGTCCCCAAGTAATGATTAGCGCGGATATCCTGAACGGCGTAAACACCACCTCCTACATAGGAATCCGTGATGATGTAAAAAACGCTGGTTCTAACTTTTTGGACCAAGAGGTAGTGGTTGATGGAAATATTATTACTTCTCGTACACCCAAGGATGAACCGGTATTTATTAAAGAAATTTTAAATAAATTATAA